The Diospyros lotus cultivar Yz01 chromosome 15, ASM1463336v1, whole genome shotgun sequence genome has a window encoding:
- the LOC127791736 gene encoding protochlorophyllide reductase, chloroplastic-like, protein MPFSPNILIFAGSPPSLGRKTETASSSASSCEKVAKLESKIVATTTPAINRAAAEGKKTLRKGSVVVTGASSGLGLATAKALAETGKWHIIMACRDFLKAERAAKSAGIAKENYTVMHLDLASLDPAAHSTSWFAMQLCNTNTLACNEPPKANLGDLRGLAGGLNALNSSAMIDGGEFDGAKAYKDSKVCNMLSMQEFHRRYHEETGITFASLYPGCIATAGLFREHIPLFRLLLPPFQKYITKGFVSEDEAGKRLAQVVSDPSSTKLGVYSSWNKDSPSFENQLSHEASDVDKARKIIEFAIVCFTMGLFFSEADDDRL, encoded by the exons ATGCCATTTTCCCCTAACATTTTGATTTTTGCTGGGTCTCCTCCAAGTTTGGGGAGGAAGACTGAAACTGCATCCTCCTCCGCTTCCTCTTGTGAGAAAGTAGCAAAACTGGAATCTAAAATTG TGGCCACAACTACTCCGGCAATTAACAGGGCAGCAGCTGAAGGGAAGAAAACTCTGAGAAAGGGCAGTGTTGTGGTCACTGGCGCCTCGTCTGGATTGGGCCTGGCCACGGCTAAAGCTCTGGCCGAAACAGGGAAATGGCACATAATTATGGCTTGCAGGGACTTCCTAAAGGCTGAAAGAGCCGCCAAGTCCGCGGGCATTGCCAAGGAGAATTACACTGTCATGCACCTAGACCTTGCCTCTCTTGATCCGGCCGCCCACTCGACGTCTTGGTTTGCAATGCAGCTGT GCAACACAAACACCCTGGCCTGCAATGAACCTCCAAAGGCGAACCTAGGGGACCTGAGAGGGCTAGCGGGAGGATTGAATGCACTGAACAGCTCGGCCATGATCGACGGGGGAGAATTTGACGGGGCCAAGGCATACAAAGACAGCAAGGTGTGCAACATGCTGAGCATGCAAGAGTTCCACCGGCGTTACCACGAGGAAACGGGCATCACCTTCGCATCCCTCTACCCGGGCTGCATTGCCACGGCAGGCTTGTTCCGGGAGCATATCCCCTTGTTCAGGCTCCTCCTCCCACCCTTCCAGAAGTACATCACCAAGGGCTTTGTATCGGAGGATGAAGCCGGAAAGCGTCTTGCCCAAGTGGTGAGTGATCCAAGCTCGACCAAGTTAGGCGTGTACTCGAGCTGGAACAAGGACTCTCCTTCGTTTGAGAACCAATTGTCTCACGAAGCAAGTGATGTCGACAAAGCTCGTAAA ATCATTGAGTTTGCGATCGTCTGCTTCACTATGGGTCTCTTCTTCTCTGAAGCCGACGACGACAGGCTGTAG
- the LOC127792081 gene encoding ribosome biogenesis protein BRX1 homolog 1-like isoform X2, which yields MFIFFFSMLDIKDSMVKKRKHGESSEVDATVKKDEIATERPKRTLVGWKDGRIEQKETDFTTFRNKEKVLVTCSRRINYRYRHLMLNVVSLLPHCKKDNKVESKESKGATLNELVELKGCSSCLFFECRKHKDLYLWMVKCPSGPSVKFLVNAVHTMEELKLTGNHLKGSRPILTFSSNFDKSPHWKLLKEMFLQIFGTPKDHRKSKPYHDHVFVFSIVDDHIWFRNYQISVPHSEADKVDRGGLDKMTLVEVGPRFCLNPIKIFGGSFGGPTLYENPFYVSPNQIRALEKRQKAGKFAKKVKAKTRRKMHELSNPLEPDEFADMWKE from the exons atgtttatattcttCTTTTCTATGTTAGATATTAAAGATTCAATGGTAAAGAAACGGAAACACGGTGAATCATCTGAGGTTGATGCAACTgtaaaaaaagatgaaattgcTACAGAAAGGCCTAAAAGAACACTTGTGGGTTGGAAAGATGGTAGGATTGAACAGAAAGAAACAGATTTTACAActtttagaaataaagagaaggTTTTGGTTACTTGTTCACGCCGCATCAATTACAG GTATCGGCATTTGATGTTGAATGTGGTGTCACTCTTGCCCCATTGTAAGAAGGATAACAAGGTTGAATCTAAAGAAAGTAAGGGTGCAACTCTAAATGAGCTAGTTGAGCTGAAAGGTTGTTCTTCTTGCTTGTTTTTCGAG TGCAGAAAGCACAAAGACCTTTACCTATGGATGGTGAAGTGTCCCAGTGGTCCATCAGTGAAATTTTTAGTCAATGCTG TTCACACAATGGAAGAGTTGAAGCTTACTGGAAATCATCTGAAAGGTTCAAGACCGATTTTGACCTTCTCaagtaattttgataaaagcCCTCACTGGAAACTCCTGAAAGAGATGTTCTTGCAG ATATTTGGAACTCCAAAAGACCACAGGAAATCTAAACCTTATCATGATCACGTATTTGTTTTCTCAATTGTTGATGATCACATATGGTTCCGGAATTACCAG ATATCTGTTCCTCATAGTGAAGCAGATAAAGTGGACAGAGGGGGCCTGGATAAAATGACGCTTGTTGAG GTTGGTCCAAGATTTTGTTTGAACCCTATCAAGATATTTGGAGGCAGCTTTGGGGGCCCAACACTATATGAGAATCCCTTTTATGTTTCACCTAACCAG ATTCGAGCATTAGAGAAGAGGCAGAAAGCTGGTAAATTTGCAAAGAAAGTGAAAGCTAAAACGAGGAGGAAGATGCATGAGCTGTCAAATCCACTGGAACCTGACGAGTTTGCAGATATGTGGAAAGAATGA
- the LOC127792081 gene encoding ribosome biogenesis protein BRX1 homolog 1-like isoform X1: MFIFFFSMLDIKDSMVKKRKHGESSEVDATVKKDEIATERPKRTLVGWKDGRIEQKETDFTTFRNKEKVLVTCSRRINYRYRHLMLNVVSLLPHCKKDNKVESKESKGATLNELVELKGCSSCLFFEQCRKHKDLYLWMVKCPSGPSVKFLVNAVHTMEELKLTGNHLKGSRPILTFSSNFDKSPHWKLLKEMFLQIFGTPKDHRKSKPYHDHVFVFSIVDDHIWFRNYQISVPHSEADKVDRGGLDKMTLVEVGPRFCLNPIKIFGGSFGGPTLYENPFYVSPNQIRALEKRQKAGKFAKKVKAKTRRKMHELSNPLEPDEFADMWKE, translated from the exons atgtttatattcttCTTTTCTATGTTAGATATTAAAGATTCAATGGTAAAGAAACGGAAACACGGTGAATCATCTGAGGTTGATGCAACTgtaaaaaaagatgaaattgcTACAGAAAGGCCTAAAAGAACACTTGTGGGTTGGAAAGATGGTAGGATTGAACAGAAAGAAACAGATTTTACAActtttagaaataaagagaaggTTTTGGTTACTTGTTCACGCCGCATCAATTACAG GTATCGGCATTTGATGTTGAATGTGGTGTCACTCTTGCCCCATTGTAAGAAGGATAACAAGGTTGAATCTAAAGAAAGTAAGGGTGCAACTCTAAATGAGCTAGTTGAGCTGAAAGGTTGTTCTTCTTGCTTGTTTTTCGAG CAGTGCAGAAAGCACAAAGACCTTTACCTATGGATGGTGAAGTGTCCCAGTGGTCCATCAGTGAAATTTTTAGTCAATGCTG TTCACACAATGGAAGAGTTGAAGCTTACTGGAAATCATCTGAAAGGTTCAAGACCGATTTTGACCTTCTCaagtaattttgataaaagcCCTCACTGGAAACTCCTGAAAGAGATGTTCTTGCAG ATATTTGGAACTCCAAAAGACCACAGGAAATCTAAACCTTATCATGATCACGTATTTGTTTTCTCAATTGTTGATGATCACATATGGTTCCGGAATTACCAG ATATCTGTTCCTCATAGTGAAGCAGATAAAGTGGACAGAGGGGGCCTGGATAAAATGACGCTTGTTGAG GTTGGTCCAAGATTTTGTTTGAACCCTATCAAGATATTTGGAGGCAGCTTTGGGGGCCCAACACTATATGAGAATCCCTTTTATGTTTCACCTAACCAG ATTCGAGCATTAGAGAAGAGGCAGAAAGCTGGTAAATTTGCAAAGAAAGTGAAAGCTAAAACGAGGAGGAAGATGCATGAGCTGTCAAATCCACTGGAACCTGACGAGTTTGCAGATATGTGGAAAGAATGA
- the LOC127792080 gene encoding protochlorophyllide reductase yields MALQAAALLPSAFSPLKEAKSNTSLRDSTLFGISLPDRVKAESSGYSVLRIKDSNQRGLRKFNGVVKAQAVATTTPAINRAAAEGKKTLRKGSVVVTGASSGLGLATAKALAETGKWHIIMACRDFLKAERAAKSAGIAKENYTVMHLDLASLDSVRQFVDNFRQSGRPLDVLVCNAAVYLPTAKEPTFTAEGFELSVGTNHLGHFLLSRLMLEDLKQSDYPSKRLIIVGSITGNTNTLAGNVPPKANLGDLRGLAGGLNALNSSAMIDGGEFDGAKAYKDSKVCNMLSMQEFHRRYHEETGITFASLYPGCIATTGLFREHIPLFRLLFPPFQKYITKGFVSEDEAGKRLAQVVSDPSLTKSGVYWSWNKDSASFENQLSHEASDADKARKVWELSEKLVGLAA; encoded by the exons ATGGCTCTCCAGGCTGCTGCTCTGCTTCCTTCTGCTTTCTCCCCTCTCAAAGAG GCCAAGTCCAATACGTCTCTAAGGGACTCTACTCTCTTTGGAATCTCTTTGCCTGATCGTGTTAAAGCTGAATCCTCCGGTTATTCCGTATTGAGAATCAAG GATTCCAATCAACGAGGGCTGCGTAAATTTAATGGGGTTGTCAAAGCTCAAGCAGTGGCCACAACTACTCCAGCAATTAACAGGGCAGCAGCTGAAGGGAAGAAAACTCTGAGAAAGGGCAGTGTTGTGGTCACTGGCGCCTCGTCTGGATTGGGCCTGGCCACGGCTAAAGCTCTGGCCGAAACAGGGAAATGGCACATAATTATGGCTTGCAGGGACTTCCTAAAGGCTGAAAGAGCCGCCAAGTCCGCCGGCATTGCCAAGGAGAATTACACTGTCATGCACCTAGACCTTGCCTCTCTTGACAGCGTCAGACAGTTCGTCGATAACTTCAGGCAATCCGGCCGCCCACTCGACGTCTTGGTTTGCAATGCAGCTGTGTATCTGCCCACTGCCAAGGAGCCCACGTTTACAGCCGAGGGGTTTGAACTTAGTGTCGGGACCAACCATCTCGGCCACTTCCTCCTCTCCCGATTGATGCTCGAGGATTTGAAGCAATCTGACTATCCATCAAAGCGCCTCATCATCGTGGGATCCATTACAG GCAACACAAACACCCTGGCCGGGAATGTGCCTCCAAAGGCGAACCTAGGGGACCTGAGAGGGCTAGCGGGAGGATTGAATGCACTGAACAGCTCGGCCATGATCGACGGGGGAGAATTTGACGGGGCCAAGGCATACAAAGACAGCAAGGTGTGCAACATGCTGAGCATGCAAGAGTTCCACCGGCGTTACCACGAGGAAACGGGCATCACCTTCGCATCCCTCTACCCGGGCTGCATTGCGACGACGGGCTTGTTCCGGGAGCATATCCCCTTGTTCAGGCTCCTCTTCCCACCCTTCCAGAAGTACATCACCAAGGGCTTTGTATCGGAGGATGAAGCCGGAAAGCGTCTTGCCCAGGTGGTGAGTGATCCAAGCTTGACCAAGTCAGGCGTGTACTGGAGCTGGAACAAGGACTCTGCTTCGTTTGAGAACCAATTGTCTCACGAAGCAAGTGATGCCGACAAAGCTCGTAAAGTATGGGAACTAAGTGAGAAACTTGTTGGCTTGGCGGCATAA
- the LOC127792078 gene encoding uncharacterized protein LOC127792078, with amino-acid sequence MSNAGDEDDDEERFYESLDRLLSSASSCSSSSAEADDDIDNDLARDHPNCFNSASPSYDVWISEPSSVEERRARLLQRMGLTRDPLLSRHTSSPPSSADRARGEFAKSASADHLNGTQRPPQVSSSTDSSPGMARSKSDGANRPLDPCNSNSTVYPPEIPYTNSIPPPISETGGPFVNNHISSVVNSRSGNGSLVYNATSPNKPPTGKNGRRVEEIKDDASSSSPNGNCNSSPVLGSANAGEVDCTLGCGGIVDVPACTIKNLDNGKEFVVNEVREDGTWNKLKEVGTGKQLTMEEFEMCVGHSPIVQELMRRQNVEDGNKDNVDQNLNGSGGSGSKHKKKGSWLKSIRNVASTMTGYKERRSSDERDTSSEKGGQRSSSATDDSQDVSFHGPERVRVRQYGKSCKEVTALYKSQEIQAHNGSIWTVKFSFDGKYLASAGEDCVIHVWQVVESERKGDMLMDRLEDGNLNFLFVANGSPEPTSISPNLESHSEKKRRGRSSISRKSVSLEQGLVPETVFALSEKPVCSLQGHLDDVLDLSWSKTQHLLSSSMDKTVRLWHLSSKSCLKIFSHSDYVTCIQFNPVDDRYFISGSLDAKVRIWSIPDRQVVDWNDLHEMVTAACYTPDGQGALVGSYKGSCRFYNTSENKLQQKGQINLQNKKKKSHHKKITGFQFAPGSSSEVLITSSDSRIRVVDGVDLVHKFKGFRNTNSQISASLTANGKYVVCASEDSHVYIWKHEGDSRPNRSKGVTVTRSYEHFYCQDVSVAIPWPVTCDSWGFQDSSLGEENQLGDNLDEVLTANHPPPTPVEDMNGCAGSPLASGCFSSPLHGTMSSASNSYIFDRISATWPEEKLHLATKRNSSPRISMDLSNELIQNSSAWGMVIVTASLRGEIKTFQNFGLPVRI; translated from the exons ATGAGCAACGCCGGCGACGAGGACGACGACGAGGAGCGCTTCTACGAGTCTCTCGATCGCCTTCTTTCCTCCGCCTCATCTTGCTCTTCGTCTTCTGCCGAAGCCGATGACGACATTGACAATGACCTAGCCAGAGATCACCCCAATTGCTTCAATTCCGCTTCTCCCTCCTACGATGTCTGGATCTCCGAGCCCTCCTCCGTCGAGGAACGCCGCGCTCGCCTGCTCCAGCGGATGGGCCTCACTCGCGACCCCCTTCTCTCGCGCCACACATCATCGCCGCCCTCCTCAGCCGACCGTGCCCGAGGGGAGTTCGCTAAATCGGCGTCGGCGGATCATTTGAACGGCACTCAACGACCGCCTCAGGTTTCTTCTTCCACTGATTCTAGCCCCGGTATGGCCCGATCGAAATCCGATGGCGCCAATCGTCCCCTTGATCCCTGTAATTCTAATTCCACAGTTTATCCCCCAGAAATTCCTTATACTAATTCAATTCCGCCACCGATTAGTGAAACCGGCGGCCCATTTGTAAATAATCATATTAGTAGTGTTGTTAACTCTCGGAGTGGCAATGGATCGTTGGTTTATAATGCCACTTCGCCGAATAAGCCGCCCACCGGTAAGAACGGTAGGCGGGTGGAAGAAATTAAGGACGATGCTTCCAGTTCCAGCCCGAATGGTAATTGTAATTCCTCACCCGTTTTGGGGAGTGCCAATGCTGGGGAAGTAGATTGTACTTTGGGTTGTGGTGGGATTGTTGATGTCCCCGCGTGTACAATTAAGAATCTGGACAATGGGAAAGAGTTTGTGGTGAatgaagttagagaagatggTACTTGGAACAAGCTCAAGGAAGTGGGAACAGGGAAGCAGTTGACCATGGAGGAGTTTGAGATGTGCGTGGGCCATTCTCCCATCGTCCAAGAATTGATGAGGAGGCAAAATGTGGAGGATGGTAACAAGGATAATGTGGATCAAAATTTGAATGGAAGTGGTGGGAGTGGCTCAAAGCACAAGAAGAAAGGTAGTTGGCTGAAGAGCATAAGGAATGTTGCAAGCACGATGACGGGTTATAAAGAGAGACGGAGCAGTGATGAAAGGGATACCTCATCAGAGAAGGGTGGTCAGAGGTCGAGCTCAGCAACTGATGATAGCCAAGATGTTTCATTTCATGGCCCTGAGAGAGTTCGTGTTCGACAATATGGAAAATCATGCAAAGAAGTCACAGCACTCTACAAGAGCCAGGAGATACAGGCTCACAATGGTTCAATTTGGACCGTTAAGTTTAGTTTTGATGGTAAGTATCTTGCTAGTGCGGGTGAAGACTGTGTCATTCACGTGTGGCAAGTTGTGGAATCGGAAAGAAAGGGTGATATGCTAATGGATAGGCTGGAAGATgggaatttgaactttttatttGTTGCTAATGGGTCACCAGAACCAACTTCTATCTCACCCAATTTGGAAAGTCAttcagagaagaagagaagaggaagatcaTCCATAAGCCGGAAATCTGTGAGCCTGGAGCAAGGTTTGGTGCCTGAGACCGTGTTTGCACTTTCAGAAAAACCAGTTTGTTCACTCCAAGGACATCTTGATGACGTGCTTGACCTCTCATGGTCCAAGACTCAG catttgCTCTCATCTTCAATGGACAAAACTGTGCGGCTGTGGCATTTGTCTAGCAAGTCTTGCTTGAAGATTTTTTCACACAGTGACTATG TTACTTGCATCCAGTTTAATCCTGTCGATGATAGATACTTCATCAGTGGATCCTTAGATGCCAAGGTTCGAATATGGAGCATTCCTGACCGTCAAGTTGTTGATTGGAATGATCTGCATGAGATGGTCACTGCTGCTTGTTATACACCAGATGGTCAG GGTGCACTGGTTGGTTCATACAAGGGGAGCTGCCGTTTTTATAACACATCTG AAAATAAATTGCAACAAAAAGGTCAAATCAATTtgcaaaacaagaagaagaagtctcaTCACAAGAAAATAACTGGTTTCCAG TTTGCACCCGGAAGTTCTTCAGAAGTGCTTATCACATCGTCAGATTCACGAATACGTGTCGTTGATGGTGTTGATCTGGTTCACAAATTTAAAG GTTTCAGGAACACAAACAGCCAAATCTCAGCCTCCCTCACTGCTAATGGGAAGTATGTGGTCTGTGCCAGTGAGGATTCTCATGTTTATATTTGGAAGCACGAAGGTGACTCTAGACCTAACAGAAGCAAAGGTGTTACTGTTACACGGTCGTACGAGCATTTCTACTGTCAAGATGTGTCTGTGGCCATCCCTTGGCCTGTCACCTGTGACTCATGGGGATTCCAGGATTCGAGTCTAGGAGAAGAGAATCAGCTTGGAGATAATTTGGATGAGGTGTTGACAGCCAATCATCCTCCTCCGACACCAGTGGAGGACATGAATGGTTGTGCAGGTTCACCTTTGGCATCAGGGTGCTTTAGTAGTCCACTCCATGGAACCATGTCCAGTGCAAGCAACAGCTACATCTTTGATAGAATCTCAGCAACATGGCCCGAGGAAAAGCTTCATTTGGCTACCAAAAGAAACAGCAGTCCCCGCATAAGTATGGACTTGTCTAACGAGTTAATTCAGAACAGTTCAGCCTGGGGTATGGTAATTGTAACGGCCAGCCTTCGGGGAGAAATCAAgacattccaaaattttggtcTGCCAGTGAGGATATGA
- the LOC127792582 gene encoding uncharacterized protein LOC127792582, with product MASKILLIAVFVFDVIAFGLAVAAEQRRSTATIKTDNEKDYNYCVYDSDIATGYGVGAFLFLMVSQVLVMVTSKCFCCGKALRPVGARAWAILLFIICWLFFLIAEACLLAGSVRNAHLTRYREAFGGDPLSCDKLRKGVFAAGAAFIFLNCIVSELYYVCYSKARESFQPYGGGGGEAAVGMGTYK from the exons ATGGCGTCCAAGATCTTGCTGATAGCGGTGTTCGTATTCGATGTCATCGCTTTCGGCTTGGCTGTTGCCGCTGAGCAGCGAAGAAGCACT GCCACGATCAAAACAGACAATGAAAAGGACTATAATTATTGTGTCTATGACTCGGATATTGCCACCGGGTATGGTGTTGGTGCGTTCCTGTTCCTCATGGTAAGTCAAGTCCTTGTAATGGTGACAAGCAAATGCTTCTGCTGTGGGAAGGCTCTGAGACCTGTAGGTGCAAGGGCGTGGGCAATTCTTCTCTTCATAATCTGCTG GTTGTTCTTCCTAATTGCGGAGGCATGCTTGCTTGCTGGTTCAGTTAGGAATGCTCATCTTACCAGGTACCGCGAAGCTTTTGGGGGAGACCCTCTCTCTTGCGACAAGTTGAGGAAGGGAGTTTTTGCAGCCGGGGCAGCCTTCATTTTCTTGAATTGCATAGTCTCGGAGCTCTACTATGTTTGCTATTCCAAGGCCCGGGAAAGCTTCCAACCATATGGTGGGGGTGGGGGAGAAGCTGCTGTTGGTATGGGAACCTACAAATAG